CGGTAAGCGGAGAATTGAATGCCTCTTCGCTTGGGCCGCGTTTTGGGACACTAGGGACGTAGTTAGCCAACAAGACACTTATATCGTTAGACAACGTCTTCTCGGTTGGCAGCTTCCAACCATGCTGATCAATAAATTCTATCAACCTTCTTAGAACCGTATCGCGGTCAAAGTTTGGCTCATTGAGAACATTGAACAACCAATAGGTGGCTGTATGCTTAGGATTAGAGGCAATATCCCAGTGGATCTTCCAAAGCGACGAAGCGCTTTCAAGGTATGGATCGCGACCATTTGGCCCAAGCAACTGCTGACCAAACTCGGTCGTCCTTACATCCTTTCCATCTGCTGTGAGAATACCTGCCACCTGCGCCCAAAATCGAATTGCCGCCACCATATTTTTGCCGACGCCAAAATGTGCAATTGCCGCACTCTCTGAAAAAATCTTTTTGTTATTCAATCCACTATCATCAACTGCTTCAAAAGCCTTTTCCAGCCACCCATAACGCAAGGGAAAGGTTTCGTGGCCGGAGAAGTGCGGCTTGTAATCCTGCGCAAATGTTGTTTGCTTTTTCATGTAACTGCTACCCCGTTTGGGGCTGTTATAGCGACCTTCCAAGGGGATGGTCAACAACGTCCTGGTGCTTGACCCCAGGATCAAGCTTGGTCTACAGATGACCTCCTATTTGGTAGGAAAAGCCCTTTGACCATTTACCTTGATCATCAAGCAAGCACCCCGATCCTGCCAACAGTTCGGGCCGCAATGCAGCCGTTTTGGACGGACTGCCATGGTAACCCGCACTCCTCAGAGCATTCAACAGGGTGGTCCGCAAACAAGGCTACTGAATCATCGAGGACCAAAGTGGCCAACTGCATTGGAGCCGATCCGGATGAGATCATTTTCACATCCGGAGCTACAGAGGCGAACAATCTTGCCATCAAGGGTCTGAGCACTCCTGAGCAACGGCAAGGTCAGCGCACGACTATTCTTGTTTCAGCGACGGAGCATAAGTGCGTATTGGAAAGTGCAGCCTATGTAGCTCAGACAAAAGGATGTTCGGTTCGAGAGATTCCGGTCAACGGGAAGGGCCACGTCGACCTCGACAAACTGCGAGACATGCTACGCGAGGGTGTTTTGTTGGTAAGCGTGGCATTGGTCAACAATGAGATCGGGACCATCCAAGATCTTGCCTCAATATCAGCACTTTGCCGCGATTCAGGCGCAATCCTCCACTCCGACTTCGCGCAGGCACCAAGCGCAGTCAACCTCCTAGAATATGCAGATTTGGCTGACATGGTTAGTCTGTCCGGGCATAAATTTGGTGGGCCAATGGGCGTTGGCGCACTCTATGTGAGCCGTGAGCTGAAGGACCGGATTGAACCTCTGTTTCACGGAGGTGGGCAAG
The Roseinatronobacter monicus DNA segment above includes these coding regions:
- a CDS encoding cysteine desulfurase family protein, which gives rise to MTIYLDHQASTPILPTVRAAMQPFWTDCHGNPHSSEHSTGWSANKATESSRTKVANCIGADPDEIIFTSGATEANNLAIKGLSTPEQRQGQRTTILVSATEHKCVLESAAYVAQTKGCSVREIPVNGKGHVDLDKLRDMLREGVLLVSVALVNNEIGTIQDLASISALCRDSGAILHSDFAQAPSAVNLLEYADLADMVSLSGHKFGGPMGVGALYVSRELKDRIEPLFHGGGQEGGLRSGTLPLPLCVGLGSAAEFHASEAGTALRARVAGLRDLFVHKLQSNRDRIGLNGDKLCSRHSGNANLRFEGRDAGEILQRLQPIVSASTGSACSSGISEPSYVLRAIGLTSDEAKASIRFSFGHTNTSDEALEAAEAIIAVL
- a CDS encoding DUF4007 family protein, translated to MKKQTTFAQDYKPHFSGHETFPLRYGWLEKAFEAVDDSGLNNKKIFSESAAIAHFGVGKNMVAAIRFWAQVAGILTADGKDVRTTEFGQQLLGPNGRDPYLESASSLWKIHWDIASNPKHTATYWLFNVLNEPNFDRDTVLRRLIEFIDQHGWKLPTEKTLSNDISVLLANYVPSVPKRGPSEEAFNSPLTELGLIRRRTSGKFGMNLGRKPSLSNGVFLYAVCDFWERTSSANTLSVQSMLLEPGSPGRVFVLEEGELIDRLADVAYMTDGLISWSETAGLKQLLRQGEFPQDFAENLWSSDISALRGSYAA